A part of Paraburkholderia azotifigens genomic DNA contains:
- a CDS encoding HisA/HisF-related TIM barrel protein gives MQVIPVLDLLDGHAVRAIRGDRANYRPIQSSLCATSSPLDVARALVAATSADTLYVADLGAIMSRGADPSTLAELGSSLAARLGASPDLPRPFEIWLDAGFADFPSMRAHLERIASSVNANSARIVPVFGSESLRSPDALHEAEAAGYAPILSLDHRHGQLIAAPALVDALRSPDSWPSRVIVMTLDQVGADAGPDLDTFNRLHAQAAQRMTIGAGGIRHRDDLDAAARSGAHAWLVASALHDGKLGTTQATHATRPEAAA, from the coding sequence ATGCAGGTGATCCCGGTTCTCGATCTGCTCGACGGCCACGCGGTGCGCGCGATACGCGGCGACCGCGCGAACTATCGGCCCATCCAGTCTTCGCTGTGCGCGACGAGCAGCCCGCTCGACGTCGCCCGTGCACTCGTTGCCGCAACATCCGCCGACACGCTGTACGTCGCCGACCTCGGCGCGATCATGTCGCGCGGCGCCGATCCGTCGACGCTGGCCGAGCTCGGCTCGAGCTTGGCCGCGCGCCTCGGTGCATCGCCGGATCTCCCGCGCCCGTTCGAGATCTGGCTCGACGCAGGCTTCGCCGATTTCCCGTCGATGCGCGCGCATCTCGAGCGCATCGCTTCTTCCGTCAACGCCAACAGCGCGCGCATCGTGCCCGTATTCGGCTCCGAGTCGCTGCGTTCACCCGACGCCCTGCACGAAGCCGAAGCAGCCGGCTACGCGCCCATCCTGTCGCTCGACCATCGCCATGGCCAGCTGATCGCCGCGCCCGCACTAGTCGATGCGCTGCGCTCGCCCGATTCGTGGCCGTCGCGTGTGATCGTGATGACGCTCGATCAGGTCGGCGCGGACGCCGGCCCCGATCTCGACACGTTCAACCGCCTTCACGCACAAGCGGCCCAGCGCATGACGATCGGTGCGGGCGGCATCCGTCATCGCGACGATCTCGATGCCGCGGCACGCAGCGGCGCGCATGCATGGCTCGTCGCATCGGCGCTTCACGACGGCAAACTCGGCACGACTCAGGCAACGCACGCGACACGTCCGGAAGCCGCGGCGTGA
- a CDS encoding phosphoribulokinase, whose protein sequence is MSVRHPIVAVTGSSGAGTTTVMRSFAHIFRREKINAQIIEGDAFHRYDRLGMREALRQSERDGVRNFSHFGPDANLLDELEQLFAAYGASGGGQFRRYVHDDADAIVYKQEPGTFTPWENIPAGTDMMFYEGLHGAAVTSKVDIAQHADLLVGVVPIINLEWIQKLHRDQTLRGYSHEAVVDTILRRMPDYVNYICPQFSRTHVNFQRVPTVDTSNPFTAREIPQPDESFVVIRFSKPKGIDFPYLLTMLHDSFMSRPNVIVVPGGKMGLAMQLIFTPMILQLRDRQARA, encoded by the coding sequence ATGTCAGTCAGACATCCGATTGTTGCTGTGACGGGGTCGAGCGGCGCAGGCACGACCACCGTCATGAGGAGCTTCGCCCACATTTTCCGCAGGGAGAAGATCAATGCGCAGATTATCGAAGGGGATGCGTTTCACCGGTACGACCGGCTCGGCATGCGCGAAGCGCTGCGGCAAAGCGAACGCGACGGCGTGCGCAATTTCAGCCATTTCGGGCCCGACGCGAATCTGCTCGACGAACTGGAGCAGCTGTTCGCGGCGTATGGCGCCTCGGGCGGCGGGCAGTTTCGCCGCTACGTGCACGACGATGCGGACGCCATCGTGTACAAGCAGGAACCGGGGACGTTCACGCCGTGGGAGAACATCCCGGCAGGCACGGACATGATGTTCTATGAAGGGCTGCATGGTGCGGCCGTGACCAGCAAGGTCGACATCGCCCAGCATGCGGATCTGCTCGTCGGCGTCGTGCCGATCATAAACCTGGAGTGGATCCAAAAGCTGCATCGTGACCAGACGCTGCGCGGCTATTCGCACGAGGCCGTGGTCGATACGATCTTGCGCCGCATGCCCGATTACGTGAACTACATCTGTCCGCAGTTCTCGCGCACGCACGTGAATTTCCAGCGGGTGCCGACCGTCGATACGTCGAATCCGTTCACCGCGCGCGAGATACCGCAGCCTGACGAGAGCTTTGTCGTGATCCGCTTTTCGAAGCCGAAGGGCATCGACTTTCCGTATCTGCTGACGATGCTGCACGATTCGTTCATGTCGCGGCCGAACGTGATCGTGGTGCCGGGCGGCAAGATGGGGCTCGCGATGCAACTGATCTTCACGCCGATGATCCTGCAGTTGCGCGACAGGCAGGCGCGCGCGTGA
- the pqqA gene encoding pyrroloquinoline quinone precursor peptide PqqA: protein MQWTTPGYTDMRFGFEITMYIATR, encoded by the coding sequence ATGCAGTGGACTACCCCTGGTTACACCGATATGCGTTTCGGGTTTGAAATTACGATGTATATCGCCACGAGGTGA
- a CDS encoding form I ribulose bisphosphate carboxylase large subunit produces the protein MNDFSKEAVKPADSDSAAKAEKRSRYAAGVLKYREMGYWQPDYTPKDTDIIALFRITPQPGVEPEEAAAAVAGESSTATWTVVWTDRLTACDMYRAKAFRVDPVPNATEGEPQYFAFIAYELDLFEEGSVANLTASIIGNVFGFKPLKALRLEDMRIPVAYLKTFQGPPTGIVVERERLDKYGRPLLGATVKPKLGLSGKNYGRVVYEGLKGGLDFLKDDENINSQPFMHWRDRYLFAMEAVNRAQAETGEMKGHYLNVTAGTMEDMYERAEFAKELGSCIVMIDLVIGWTAITSMGRWARKNDMILHLHRAGHGTYTRQRNHGISFRVIAKWLRMAGVDHAHAGTAVGKLDGDPLSVQGYYNVLRESHNPVDLTRGIFFDQHWAGLRKVMPVASGGIHAGQMHQLLDLFGDDAILQFGGGTIGHPSGIQAGATANRVALETMVKARNEGRDIANEGPDLLEAAARHCTPLKQALDTWGDVTFNYTPTDSPDFAVTPSVA, from the coding sequence ATGAACGATTTCAGCAAGGAAGCCGTGAAGCCGGCCGATAGCGATTCCGCCGCAAAGGCGGAAAAGCGCTCGCGTTACGCAGCCGGCGTCCTCAAGTACCGCGAGATGGGCTACTGGCAGCCGGACTACACGCCGAAAGACACGGACATCATCGCGCTGTTCCGTATCACGCCCCAACCGGGCGTCGAGCCGGAAGAGGCCGCTGCCGCCGTCGCGGGCGAATCGTCGACGGCCACCTGGACCGTCGTCTGGACCGATCGCCTCACCGCGTGCGACATGTATCGCGCGAAAGCATTTCGCGTCGATCCCGTGCCGAATGCCACCGAAGGCGAGCCGCAGTACTTCGCGTTCATCGCGTACGAACTCGACCTGTTCGAAGAAGGATCGGTGGCGAATCTCACGGCCTCCATCATCGGCAATGTGTTCGGCTTCAAACCGCTCAAGGCGCTGCGGCTCGAAGACATGCGCATTCCCGTCGCGTATCTGAAGACCTTTCAAGGGCCGCCGACGGGCATCGTCGTCGAACGCGAGCGGCTCGACAAATACGGGCGTCCGCTGCTCGGCGCAACCGTCAAGCCGAAGCTCGGATTGTCGGGCAAGAACTATGGGCGCGTCGTCTACGAAGGCCTCAAAGGCGGACTCGATTTTCTGAAGGACGACGAAAACATCAATTCGCAGCCGTTCATGCACTGGCGCGACCGCTATCTGTTCGCGATGGAAGCCGTGAACCGCGCGCAAGCCGAGACGGGCGAAATGAAGGGCCATTATCTGAACGTGACGGCGGGCACGATGGAAGACATGTACGAGCGCGCCGAATTCGCAAAGGAACTCGGCTCGTGCATCGTGATGATCGATCTGGTGATCGGCTGGACGGCGATCACGTCGATGGGACGCTGGGCGCGCAAGAACGACATGATCCTGCATTTGCATCGCGCGGGACACGGCACGTACACGCGGCAGCGCAATCACGGCATCTCGTTCCGCGTGATCGCGAAGTGGCTGCGCATGGCGGGCGTCGATCATGCGCATGCGGGCACGGCCGTCGGCAAGCTCGACGGCGATCCGCTCTCGGTGCAGGGCTATTACAACGTGCTGCGCGAGTCGCACAACCCCGTCGATCTCACGCGCGGCATCTTCTTCGACCAGCATTGGGCGGGTTTGCGCAAGGTGATGCCCGTCGCGTCGGGCGGCATTCACGCGGGGCAGATGCATCAGTTGCTCGATCTGTTCGGCGATGACGCGATCCTGCAGTTCGGCGGCGGCACGATCGGCCATCCGTCGGGGATTCAGGCGGGTGCGACGGCAAACCGCGTCGCGCTCGAAACGATGGTCAAGGCGCGCAACGAAGGCCGCGACATCGCCAACGAAGGCCCCGATCTGCTCGAAGCCGCCGCACGTCATTGCACGCCGCTCAAGCAGGCACTCGATACATGGGGCGACGTGACGTTCAACTACACGCCGACCGACTCGCCCGATTTCGCTGTCACGCCGAGCGTGGCCTGA
- a CDS encoding ribulose bisphosphate carboxylase small subunit, with translation MRITQGTFSFLPDLTDDEIRLQIQYALDQGWACSVEFTDDPHPRNTYWEMWGLPMFDLRDAAGVMMEVTRCRDAYPQHYVKVNAFDSVRGFETMRLSFIVNRPDVEPTLVLGRQDDRSRVQRYSLTTVHAAPR, from the coding sequence ATGCGCATCACACAAGGCACGTTTTCCTTTTTGCCCGACCTGACCGACGACGAAATCCGGCTGCAGATCCAGTACGCGCTCGACCAGGGCTGGGCGTGTTCCGTCGAATTCACCGACGACCCGCATCCGCGCAACACGTACTGGGAAATGTGGGGCCTGCCGATGTTCGATCTGCGCGACGCAGCGGGCGTGATGATGGAAGTGACGCGCTGCCGGGACGCGTACCCGCAGCACTACGTGAAGGTGAACGCCTTCGATTCCGTGCGCGGCTTCGAGACGATGCGCCTGTCGTTCATCGTGAACCGGCCCGATGTGGAACCGACGCTCGTGCTGGGCCGTCAGGACGATCGCTCGCGCGTGCAGCGCTATTCGCTGACGACAGTGCATGCCGCGCCGCGCTAG
- a CDS encoding hydantoinase/oxoprolinase family protein → MSAPVVFGWDVGGAHVKVSRVDAAGVVADIAQWACPLWQGLEHLHRAIDAAAARWPDVHAAHARHAITMTGEMVDLFADREHGVHALVDALSERLGADTAFFAGASGWLDAAQSIAQWRAVASANWLATAQHVAACLSDCLLIDIGSTTTDIVPIVDARVAARGNDDATRLVTGELAYHGVVRTPLCGIAHRIAFRGETAGVMNEWFATSADIYRVTGELWPPHDQHASADNGPKTVAASCARLARTIGRDAGDASEDEWRAFAHEWRNAQLRAIGASVEQVWAAHPSLAGAPVVGAGCGRFLAAALASAHGCDYVDFGTFVQTAPEAPRDAAEWIATCAPGVAVAWLMAGRDREQRAA, encoded by the coding sequence ATGAGCGCGCCCGTGGTGTTCGGCTGGGATGTCGGCGGCGCGCATGTGAAGGTGTCGCGGGTCGACGCGGCGGGCGTCGTCGCCGATATCGCGCAATGGGCGTGTCCGCTGTGGCAGGGGCTGGAGCACCTGCATCGCGCGATCGACGCCGCGGCTGCGCGCTGGCCCGACGTCCACGCCGCGCACGCGCGTCACGCCATCACGATGACGGGCGAAATGGTCGATCTGTTCGCGGATCGCGAGCACGGCGTCCATGCGCTCGTCGATGCGCTCAGCGAACGGCTCGGCGCCGATACTGCGTTTTTCGCAGGCGCGTCGGGCTGGCTCGACGCCGCGCAGAGCATCGCGCAATGGCGCGCGGTGGCGTCGGCGAACTGGCTCGCGACCGCGCAGCATGTCGCGGCGTGCCTGTCTGATTGCCTGCTGATCGATATCGGCAGCACCACCACGGATATCGTGCCTATTGTCGACGCCCGTGTCGCGGCGCGCGGCAACGACGATGCGACGCGGCTCGTGACGGGAGAACTCGCCTATCACGGCGTCGTGCGCACGCCGCTGTGCGGGATCGCGCACCGGATCGCGTTTCGCGGCGAGACGGCGGGCGTGATGAACGAATGGTTCGCGACGAGCGCCGACATCTATCGCGTGACGGGCGAGCTGTGGCCGCCGCACGACCAGCACGCCAGCGCCGACAACGGCCCGAAGACAGTCGCGGCAAGCTGCGCGCGGCTCGCGAGAACGATCGGCCGCGATGCCGGCGACGCGTCGGAAGACGAATGGCGTGCGTTCGCGCACGAATGGCGCAACGCGCAATTGCGCGCGATCGGCGCGAGTGTCGAGCAGGTGTGGGCGGCGCATCCGTCGCTGGCGGGTGCGCCCGTCGTCGGGGCGGGTTGCGGGCGGTTTCTGGCGGCGGCGCTGGCAAGCGCTCACGGATGCGATTACGTCGATTTCGGCACGTTCGTGCAGACGGCGCCGGAGGCGCCACGCGATGCCGCCGAATGGATCGCGACGTGCGCGCCGGGCGTGGCCGTCGCATGGCTGATGGCGGGGAGGGATCGGGAGCAGCGGGCTGCGTGA
- a CDS encoding ATP-grasp domain-containing protein produces MKLWVYEYLTGGGIDAQLAGSSSLADLSALVVEGRVMRDAIVGDLRQLDGVQVSFASSRFEQVAPGLRHDRAKPGETMLEFVSRAAREHDYAWIVAPECDGLMLDLADAVGPSRWIGCTKEAIALASSKRTTAARLAARGIAVTPALEPAQLDPAVQRRWVVKPDDGAGGLDTFVFDDADAARAEYAARRAAARETVLQAWVDGEPLSLSLICDSEGATLVSINRQRIDVDAPAAGHAGQVVSFDGVDVDRIARDSAQGRTLDALARQVAASLPGLRGFVGIDVVWNPERGPVVIEVNPRATVAYAGLSARLGRNLAVDVLAAHGLQVHAGLSACGTAS; encoded by the coding sequence ATGAAGCTCTGGGTTTATGAGTATCTCACTGGCGGCGGCATCGACGCGCAACTGGCGGGCAGCAGCAGTCTCGCCGATCTGAGCGCGCTGGTGGTGGAAGGGCGCGTGATGCGCGATGCGATCGTCGGCGATCTGCGGCAACTCGACGGCGTGCAGGTGAGCTTCGCGAGTTCGCGCTTCGAGCAGGTTGCGCCCGGCCTCCGGCATGACCGCGCAAAGCCGGGCGAAACGATGCTGGAGTTCGTCTCGCGCGCCGCGCGCGAGCACGATTACGCGTGGATCGTCGCGCCCGAGTGCGACGGGCTGATGCTCGATCTCGCCGATGCCGTGGGCCCGTCACGCTGGATCGGCTGTACGAAGGAGGCCATCGCGCTCGCGTCGAGCAAGCGCACGACAGCGGCACGGCTTGCCGCGCGCGGCATCGCCGTGACGCCTGCACTCGAACCCGCGCAGCTCGATCCCGCCGTGCAGCGGCGCTGGGTCGTCAAGCCGGACGACGGCGCGGGCGGCCTCGACACCTTCGTTTTCGACGACGCGGACGCCGCGCGCGCCGAATACGCCGCGCGTCGCGCGGCGGCGCGCGAGACCGTGCTGCAGGCGTGGGTGGACGGCGAACCGCTGAGCCTGTCGTTGATCTGCGATAGCGAAGGCGCGACGCTCGTCAGCATCAACCGGCAAAGGATCGACGTGGACGCCCCTGCCGCGGGCCATGCGGGGCAGGTCGTCAGCTTCGACGGCGTGGATGTCGACCGGATCGCGCGCGACAGCGCGCAAGGCCGTACGCTCGATGCGCTCGCGCGGCAGGTCGCGGCGTCGTTGCCAGGCCTGCGCGGTTTCGTCGGCATCGATGTGGTGTGGAATCCGGAGCGCGGGCCGGTCGTGATCGAGGTGAATCCGCGCGCGACCGTCGCCTATGCAGGCCTGTCCGCGCGGCTCGGCCGCAATCTGGCCGTCGACGTGCTCGCGGCGCACGGTCTGCAGGTTCACGCCGGACTGTCCGCATGCGGAACGGCATCATGA
- a CDS encoding class 1 fructose-bisphosphatase yields the protein MRHANMTLTRFLAGDADHLMATRPPTALQAVLHEVAASVKTIASALARGTLGESAQADSVAGGAVLAYATRRRKLAETAARNRRADDADKPEYQLAFDPLNCPWNADINGTAGSIFSVMRVQSQGSDANGVDMRAEAYGELDCEPYDEPYGEPFLQPGREQAAAGYTIYGPATMLILTLGEGTHGFTLDGQTDEFMLTHPSIRIPDETGEIAVDASNERFWEPPVRRYVHECREGRTGCRERDFSLRWSDALVPEVHRILMRGGLFLMPRDYRTRSAMRGRLSAVYDASPLGFLVEQAGGMATTGRERVLDAAPRTFHERMPLILGSASEVARIGRYHREHDLGIDAPFTSPLFRERSLFLPETSL from the coding sequence ATGCGCCACGCAAACATGACCTTGACGAGATTCCTCGCCGGCGACGCGGACCACCTGATGGCGACGCGCCCGCCCACCGCCTTGCAGGCGGTGCTGCACGAAGTCGCCGCGTCCGTGAAGACGATCGCCTCGGCGCTCGCGCGCGGCACGCTGGGCGAGAGCGCGCAGGCCGATTCCGTCGCGGGCGGCGCGGTGCTCGCGTATGCCACGCGGCGCCGCAAGCTTGCCGAAACGGCCGCCCGCAACCGCCGCGCCGACGACGCCGACAAGCCCGAGTACCAGCTCGCGTTCGATCCGCTGAACTGCCCGTGGAATGCGGACATCAACGGGACAGCGGGCTCGATCTTTTCGGTGATGCGCGTGCAGTCGCAAGGCAGCGACGCGAACGGCGTCGACATGCGCGCCGAAGCATACGGCGAACTGGACTGCGAGCCCTACGACGAACCGTACGGCGAGCCCTTCCTGCAGCCGGGCCGCGAGCAGGCGGCAGCGGGCTACACGATCTACGGGCCGGCGACGATGCTGATCCTGACGCTCGGCGAGGGCACGCACGGCTTCACGCTCGACGGACAGACGGACGAGTTCATGCTCACGCATCCGTCGATCCGCATTCCCGACGAAACGGGCGAGATTGCCGTCGACGCTTCCAACGAGCGTTTCTGGGAGCCGCCCGTGCGGCGTTACGTGCACGAATGCCGCGAAGGCCGCACGGGCTGCCGCGAGCGCGACTTCAGCCTGCGCTGGAGCGACGCGCTCGTGCCGGAGGTGCATCGCATCCTGATGCGCGGCGGGCTGTTCCTGATGCCGCGCGACTATCGCACGCGTTCGGCCATGCGCGGGCGGCTGTCCGCCGTCTACGACGCGAGTCCGCTCGGCTTTCTCGTCGAGCAGGCGGGCGGCATGGCGACGACTGGGCGCGAGCGCGTGCTCGATGCCGCGCCGCGCACGTTCCACGAGCGCATGCCGTTGATACTCGGCTCGGCGAGCGAGGTTGCGCGGATCGGCCGCTATCACCGCGAGCACGATCTCGGCATCGATGCGCCGTTCACGTCGCCGCTTTTTCGTGAGCGCTCGCTGTTCCTTCCGGAAACGTCGCTCTGA
- a CDS encoding aspartate kinase produces MWVVKIGGSLSHDPSLRDWLTQLWEVGGGRVVIVPGGGDFADSVRAYQREWQFDDLAAHNMCLLAMTQYALMMQAVLPDLVLATNEDLIRRALRNGKVAVWMPVCLMRVTPDAMTNWDTTSDSLAAWLSTSLNAERLMVVKSCPVGANVPLVTLASNGVVDASFVHYVEEANYEVELFSKTDVALVRERLLNASAV; encoded by the coding sequence ATGTGGGTGGTGAAGATCGGGGGCAGCCTGAGTCACGACCCGTCGCTGCGGGACTGGCTCACGCAGCTGTGGGAAGTCGGCGGCGGGCGCGTGGTGATCGTGCCGGGCGGCGGCGATTTTGCGGACAGCGTGCGCGCGTACCAGCGCGAATGGCAATTCGACGATCTCGCGGCCCACAACATGTGCCTGCTCGCCATGACGCAGTACGCGCTGATGATGCAGGCGGTGCTGCCCGACCTCGTGCTCGCGACGAACGAGGATCTGATCCGGCGTGCGCTGCGCAACGGCAAGGTCGCCGTGTGGATGCCCGTATGCCTGATGCGCGTCACGCCCGACGCGATGACCAACTGGGACACGACCTCGGACAGTCTCGCCGCGTGGCTGTCGACGTCGCTGAACGCCGAGCGTCTGATGGTCGTGAAGTCGTGCCCCGTCGGTGCGAATGTGCCGCTCGTCACGCTCGCGTCGAACGGCGTGGTGGACGCGAGCTTCGTCCATTACGTGGAAGAGGCCAATTACGAAGTGGAGCTGTTCAGCAAGACGGATGTTGCGCTGGTGCGCGAGCGGCTGTTGAATGCATCGGCCGTGTGA
- a CDS encoding (5-formylfuran-3-yl)methyl phosphate synthase, with protein sequence MTALLASVRSAEEALDAAGAGADLIDLKEPREGALGGVSIDNIWRIARTLRSRYPVKPISATIGDLPPDAIDAIATRATEVGETGVDFVKVGVVPGPHARACLTRIAGLHAAVLPVLLCDDGVDMSLVEHAVSLRFVGIVFDTAGKTGRTLFDCIDGATLARHISTIRASGAMACIAGSLGWTQLDGIRALAPDVAGFRTALCENGRTSRLDPRRVAQWADALHHAAPGAAA encoded by the coding sequence ATGACCGCACTGCTCGCAAGCGTCCGTTCCGCAGAAGAAGCGCTCGACGCGGCCGGCGCCGGCGCCGATCTGATCGATCTGAAGGAACCGCGCGAAGGCGCGCTGGGCGGCGTGTCGATCGACAACATCTGGCGCATCGCACGCACGCTGCGCTCGCGCTATCCCGTCAAGCCCATCAGCGCGACGATCGGCGATCTGCCGCCCGATGCCATCGATGCCATTGCGACGCGCGCAACGGAAGTCGGCGAAACAGGCGTGGATTTCGTGAAAGTCGGCGTCGTGCCGGGTCCGCATGCGCGTGCGTGCCTCACGCGCATCGCCGGCTTGCACGCCGCCGTATTACCCGTGCTGCTGTGCGACGACGGCGTCGACATGTCGCTCGTCGAGCATGCCGTGTCGCTCCGCTTCGTTGGCATCGTGTTCGACACGGCGGGCAAGACGGGACGCACGCTGTTCGATTGCATCGACGGCGCAACGCTCGCGCGCCATATCTCGACGATCCGCGCGTCGGGCGCGATGGCGTGCATCGCGGGCTCGCTCGGCTGGACGCAACTCGACGGCATCCGCGCGCTCGCGCCCGATGTCGCGGGCTTTCGCACCGCGCTGTGCGAAAACGGCCGCACGTCCCGGCTCGATCCGCGCCGCGTCGCGCAATGGGCCGACGCGCTGCATCACGCCGCGCCGGGTGCGGCTGCGTGA
- the cbbX gene encoding CbbX protein: MNAVITEPPPQAQAPQQVDLLALFCESGIAGVLDELDHDLVGLAPVKTRIREIAAQLLVGRAREALGIESGAPTLHMCFSGNPGTGKTTVAMRMADVLFRLGYIRRNHLVSVTRDDLVGQYIGHTAPKTREVLKRAMGGVLFIDEAYYLYRPENERDYGQESIEILLQTMENQRDDLVVILAGYASKMDTFFRSNPGFRSRIAHHLSFPDYAPDELLLIAERMLDTMHYRFDADAHRAFEDYLARRVRQPNFANARSVRNALDRARLRQANRLFADALGGGASADPAALTLLSAADIRASSVFSESGGAGTQSGAAPESPTS, translated from the coding sequence ATGAACGCCGTGATCACGGAGCCACCGCCGCAAGCGCAAGCGCCGCAGCAGGTCGATCTGCTTGCGCTCTTTTGCGAGTCCGGCATTGCGGGCGTGCTCGACGAACTCGATCACGATCTCGTCGGCCTCGCACCCGTGAAGACGCGCATCCGCGAAATCGCCGCGCAACTGCTCGTCGGACGCGCGCGCGAAGCGCTCGGCATCGAAAGCGGGGCGCCGACGCTGCATATGTGCTTCAGCGGCAATCCGGGTACGGGCAAGACAACGGTCGCGATGCGCATGGCAGACGTGCTGTTCCGGCTTGGCTATATCCGGCGCAATCATCTCGTGTCCGTGACGCGCGATGATCTCGTCGGGCAGTACATCGGCCACACCGCGCCGAAAACGCGGGAAGTGCTCAAGCGCGCGATGGGCGGCGTGCTGTTCATCGACGAAGCGTATTACCTGTATCGCCCGGAAAACGAGCGCGATTACGGGCAGGAATCGATTGAAATCCTGCTGCAGACGATGGAGAACCAGCGCGACGACCTCGTTGTGATTCTTGCCGGCTACGCGTCGAAGATGGACACATTCTTCCGCAGCAATCCCGGCTTTCGCTCGCGGATTGCGCACCATCTGTCGTTTCCCGATTACGCGCCCGACGAACTTCTGCTGATCGCCGAGCGCATGCTCGACACGATGCATTACCGGTTCGACGCCGACGCGCATCGCGCTTTCGAGGATTACCTCGCGCGGCGCGTGCGTCAACCGAACTTCGCGAACGCGCGCTCGGTGCGCAACGCGCTCGACCGCGCGCGCCTGCGCCAGGCCAATCGCCTGTTCGCGGACGCGCTGGGCGGCGGCGCGAGCGCCGATCCCGCCGCGCTGACGCTGCTGAGCGCCGCCGATATCCGCGCGAGCAGCGTGTTCTCCGAATCTGGCGGCGCCGGAACGCAATCCGGCGCGGCACCCGAATCCCCCACTTCGTAG
- a CDS encoding DUF447 domain-containing protein encodes MIHETIITTCTREGTPHVAPMGMRFEQGLAVLAPFKPSRTLDNILATQSAVINFTTDVRIFAGCVTGAQRDWPTRAASRVNSVRLEQSLSHTELQLDHIADDPQRPVLHMRCVHTETHAPFGGFSRAQAAVVEGAILVSRLFMLPADKIDHEMAYLQIAIDKTAGPYERVAWDWITQAVEHFRATGEAVDKAPAPGIDPTHTT; translated from the coding sequence ATGATTCACGAAACAATCATCACAACCTGCACCCGCGAGGGCACGCCCCACGTCGCCCCGATGGGCATGCGCTTCGAGCAGGGTCTGGCGGTGCTGGCGCCCTTCAAGCCGTCGCGTACCCTCGACAACATCCTCGCCACGCAATCGGCCGTCATCAACTTCACGACCGACGTCCGCATATTCGCCGGCTGCGTAACAGGCGCCCAACGCGACTGGCCAACCCGCGCAGCAAGCCGCGTCAACAGCGTGCGGCTCGAACAGTCGCTCTCCCACACGGAACTCCAGCTCGACCACATCGCTGACGATCCACAGCGTCCCGTCCTGCACATGCGCTGCGTGCACACGGAAACCCACGCGCCGTTCGGCGGCTTCAGTCGCGCGCAGGCGGCTGTCGTCGAAGGCGCGATCCTCGTCAGCCGGCTCTTCATGCTGCCCGCCGACAAGATCGATCACGAAATGGCCTATCTGCAGATCGCCATCGACAAAACGGCAGGCCCCTACGAACGCGTCGCGTGGGACTGGATCACGCAAGCCGTCGAACATTTTCGCGCGACGGGCGAAGCCGTCGACAAGGCGCCCGCGCCCGGCATCGATCCGACGCACACGACCTGA